In a genomic window of Rhodothermales bacterium:
- a CDS encoding WecB/TagA/CpsF family glycosyltransferase — protein sequence MYTAPRDSRTILTMQVDVTSYPDATQKVVNWAREGRSRIVCAANVHMVMETHDDPSFGSIVNGADLVTPDGVPLVWALRLMGVEEATRVYGPDLTLHVCEAAALQRIPIGLYGGTPESLDDFETFLTQRFAGTHIGCKIAPPFRPPTPEEDARYIQEINTSGVRILFVGIGCPKQEKWMAEHKNTVHAVMLGVGAAFDFHTGRVRQAPGLIQRLGLEWAFRLAMEPGRLWKRYLKHNPRFVVLFLRQLLGQRAKKGINTKR from the coding sequence ATGTACACCGCCCCAAGGGACAGTCGCACCATCCTCACGATGCAGGTTGATGTGACGAGTTATCCCGATGCGACGCAAAAAGTGGTCAATTGGGCGCGTGAGGGGCGCTCACGCATCGTGTGCGCCGCCAACGTGCACATGGTGATGGAGACCCACGACGACCCCTCGTTCGGGAGCATCGTGAACGGTGCGGATCTCGTGACACCGGATGGCGTGCCGCTTGTATGGGCGCTCCGTCTGATGGGGGTCGAGGAAGCCACCCGCGTGTACGGACCCGATCTGACATTGCATGTCTGCGAGGCAGCCGCGCTGCAGCGCATCCCGATCGGGCTGTATGGCGGCACGCCGGAGAGCCTCGACGACTTCGAAACGTTCCTGACGCAGCGGTTTGCCGGCACCCATATCGGCTGCAAGATCGCGCCCCCCTTCCGCCCGCCCACGCCGGAAGAGGATGCACGGTATATTCAGGAGATTAATACGTCCGGCGTTCGGATCCTGTTTGTGGGCATCGGTTGTCCAAAACAGGAGAAGTGGATGGCGGAGCACAAGAATACAGTACACGCCGTCATGTTGGGCGTCGGCGCCGCGTTCGATTTTCATACGGGACGCGTGCGCCAGGCCCCTGGCCTGATCCAACGGTTGGGTCTGGAATGGGCCTTCCGCCTGGCTATGGAGCCCGGGCGACTCTGGAAACGATACCTGAAGCACAACCCTCGCTTTGTCGTGCTGTTTTTGCGTCAACTGCTCGGACAGCGTGCGAAGAAAGGCATCAACACGAAACGATAA